The segment GAAATGCCAGCAGAACATGTTAATACGCAAAACATtcattatcagtcataatcaaatgcaaaaatggTTGTACAAACAAATCTGAACTCTCTTGAGGTTCTAGATCTAAATACAACAGATGATTTGGTTTGCCATCTAAACCTGGATCAACTAGGACACTTTATGATGATGACAGCATGAAGTTTAGATGCTTTTAAATGGCACTGAAACTGGGGGCTTATTTTATATGAATATTGTTCTATGATGAACCATCTCCTTCCACAGACCAGTTGTCTGTAGCCCCAGTGGCCTAATGGATGAGGCACTGGCCTCCTGAGCCTGGGATTGTGGGTTCGAGTCCCATCTGGGGTGGCTGACTGCCAGCAGAGTGGCGCAGCGGAAGCGTGCTGGGCCCATAACCCAGAGGTCGATGGATCGAAACCATCCTCTGCTAGCTCTGTTTTAAAGGACTGAGATgttttgagcaaaacactgaaactgtaGCTGAAGATGGTTGAAAACCACTTTACTGGAACTGAGCTGGGTTATGATCCGTAAACAAACTTAACAGCTAGAGTTAGCAGAGTTAGCATTGTTTATCTCTGAATGGACAACTGATTATTTGGTGTCACTGCAACCTGACATGTTGTAGACAGACCAAATTATATATACAGAAACAGATGTATCAATACACAGGAAAAGATGTGTATGAGATAAATGTCTCACAGCTCAAGGGGTTAGACATCATATCCTATTTACTGataaaacagatatttttgacaaatttactttgtgtttttgtgactttctgaaggaaactcattttaatttttttcccctaggaCACTGTCACTGATCAATCAAATGTCTTGATAACTGTCTGTTGATGTCAGGAAAACACAAGACTGAGCTCAGGGCAGATTCAACCAGGTGAGCATCACATCTTGTTAATGGATAAGGCACTGGCCTCCTAAAACAGGGGTTGTGGGTTCAAGTCCcagtaaacaacaacagagtGGCGCAGCGGAAGTGTTCTGGGCAATGGCGCCCTCCTCCCGCATTTTTTGTAAGCACAATCAGAGGTCCCTACattgcaacacttacggtaAAAAACTGTTCCATTCACTGCAAATgtccctatattgcaacacttatgGTAAAAAAAAGGGTTTCACTCTTCCACTCATACGTTAggtaaaatacagagagaggcAATTAGGGCTGGGTACCGAAACGCGGTGCCAATAGGGTACTGGTTCCGATGTAAACGGTAGTAACGAAACCAAATAAGATCAGAACCGatgagaggatcaataaagatgccgAAGGCTAAACGCTCCAAGGTTTGGCTACATTTCACGtctaaggaggatgcagactctgcaacatgcaacagatgccttaaagcaacgtcatgcaagggaggtaacacgttgaatttaatgaaacatctggcacatatgcagtttatttaaaagccgaacaatgcatcgtgtttgataatctacgtGACGCAAGGCCAAGCacttcaacagcagcagccagtgttGGCCTCCCTGGACAACTATTCAACTAGCAGGCTGCACggtgctttctattctcccctgcactgaaagtactgagccctaatttcgttgcattattataccgtatatgattgtacaatgacaataaagatttatctatctatctatctaaatggaAGAGAGTCCCAGCCCATGATGATGGCAGCAGCTTTTCCTCTTTGGATAAGTCTAGTAATTTACGTAAAGCAGTTCTGTTGTCTATTTCTACAACATCTGTGTTGGTAAGCGcttgtttctgttcttttttttttttaaataaagaactGCACATatatgtcttcattttaaaatgattgttctgcaaaatattttgttgcatttttattttgctgctaaaagctcattgctgtggtttctcagtcctgcacttcccagatgtcacctgtggcacattttgttcttggtctgttcagccgtggtggATATAGGTTGAACTCCATCAGTCGACAGtagagagaagccaaatgaactgcacttcacagggaaatgtaaaaaaaaatatcactgatcaAACTGTTGAAGGATCTTTATGATTCTTAACTTCACtcaatatttactgtaacatgtttttgttgttcctGTTACACTGAGTTGTCACTGACAGGAGGGTCAGAATATAACTGGAGATAATATTAGGTATtggttgaagatgaaaatgagatgtagcagttcatttttttgtcataaacttcacttcatgttgtaaataagagctaaacacacactgcctctttaagagCGCTCCTCTTCCTGGAGTGAAGCAGCAGCGGAACcccttcctcttctgtctgacCTCAAACTTTACGAGTTTTATTCtgcccagatatttcctgcttctcagatctgacagtttaaagacgagtggaaacaacacagtgtgaagaaCAAGAGCCAACAAGCCCGTTTACAGCAGATCAGCGAGTGACTGTGAGGGAAAGCTGATGTTTGCTTTGGATCAGAGCACAACTCTCATCTGTTGATAGAAAGTGAAACTAGCAGacgttcactgtgactgagaggggaaatggcgCAGCGAAGAATTCAGCCGGACTcggcaaagttttgctgttccatctgtctggatctgctgaaggatccggtgactattccctgtggacacagctactgcatgagctgtattaaagactgctgggatggagaggagcacaaggaaatctacagctgcccgcagtgcagacaaaccttcacaccgaggcctgtcctggtgaaaaacaccatgttagcagacatagtggaggaaatgaagaagacgagactccaagctgctcctcctgatctctgctacgctggacctggagatgtggcctgtgatttctgctctgggaggaaactgaaagccctcaagtcctgtctggtgtgtcgggcctcttactgtgagcagcacctccagcctcactacgATGCAGCTCCATttaagaaacacaagctggtggaagccaccgtgaagcttcaggagaacatctgctctcgtcacgatgaggttatgaagattttctgccgcactgatcagcagtgtatctgttatctctgctccatggatgaacataaaggccACGACAAaatctcagctgcagcagaaaggaccaagaggcaggaagagctcgggctgagtcggcaaaaaatccagcagagaatccaggacacagagaaagacgtgaaggtgcttcagcaggaggtggaggccatcagtcgctctgctgataaagcagtggaggacagtgaggagatcttcactgagctgatcaGTTTGgttgagaaaagaaggtctgatgtgaagcagcagatcagatcccagcaggaagaggaagtgagtcgggctgaagaagttcaggagaagctgaagcaggagatcgctgagctgaggaggaaagacactgagctggagcagctctcacacacacaggatcacatccattttctacagaattacccctcgctctcatgtctcagtcaatttacacactcacccagcgccaacatccgtcctctgagctactttgaggatgtgactgcagctgtgtcagagctgagagacaaactacaggagcttcttagtgaggaatggtccaagatctcactgacagtgactggagtg is part of the Myripristis murdjan chromosome 7, fMyrMur1.1, whole genome shotgun sequence genome and harbors:
- the LOC115362741 gene encoding tripartite motif-containing protein 16-like, whose protein sequence is MAQRRIQPDSAKFCCSICLDLLKDPVTIPCGHSYCMSCIKDCWDGEEHKEIYSCPQCRQTFTPRPVLVKNTMLADIVEEMKKTRLQAAPPDLCYAGPGDVACDFCSGRKLKALKSCLVCRASYCEQHLQPHYDAAPFKKHKLVEATVKLQENICSRHDEVMKIFCRTDQQCICYLCSMDEHKGHDKISAAAERTKRQEELGLSRQKIQQRIQDTEKDVKVLQQEVEAISRSADKAVEDSEEIFTELISLVEKRRSDVKQQIRSQQEEEVSRAEEVQEKLKQEIAELRRKDTELEQLSHTQDHIHFLQNYPSLSCLSQFTHSPSANIRPLSYFEDVTAAVSELRDKLQELLSEEWSKISLTVTGVDVLLPQPKTRAEFLQYSCHITLDPNTANTCLSLSEGNRKATVMAEKQSYPSHPDRFFGCWQVLSRESLTGRCYWEVKWKGTVDIAVSYQDISRAGDACVFGCNDKSWALDCDNMICYFRHNNIITEIPLPVSSRVGVYLSRAGILSFYSVSKKNMTLLHRVQTTFTQPLHAGLALYGDGATAEFCELK